Proteins from a single region of Larus michahellis chromosome 13, bLarMic1.1, whole genome shotgun sequence:
- the ZCCHC8 gene encoding zinc finger CCHC domain-containing protein 8 isoform X2, which translates to MAAEVDFGDRQLFEQLEEEDRPPPLPRLGCEEEEQGPEKALQELYARLRDRDETVRRLRAENQELKRKLNILTRPSGISVDNSKIDGPLLQILFMNNVISKQYHQEIEDFVFNLVQKYEEQKRSEQEKTHFNVKPQPSSVLLEEDCKTASSNSVKKIKEAFSVVGSVLYFTNFCLDKLGQPILNENPQLTEGWEIPKYQQVFSQILSLDGQEIQVKPKRPKPHCFNCGSEDHQMKDCPKPRNAARISEKRKEFLEACGEASNQNFQQRYHAEEVEERFGKFKPGVISGELQDALGVTDKSLPPFIYRMRQLGYPPGWLKEAEMEHSGLALYDGKDDGGTEDEGSHQPKRITYDVSKLINYPGFNISTPSGIPDEWQIFGSIPMQPSQQKDVFANYLSNFHAPSPKSSNKRAASQSSSHHSKRPKEDNLEVPVTDMDIDSDLEVSQRSQTHNSFQFQPPLPPGRPSMSTPPPLPQGTPPLNLTPPQPSTPTPPPLPRTTPPSNPSGDIPQPKIVDSVMDEDTLTLEELEEQQRLIWAALEQAESTNSDSDIPVDTPLTGNSVTSSPSRNEVDLVAEVRSSGKVITVETTFSDISEQIPENEHSITSPNPGDSLLNLKENPDNTDSEGLLDNTMPAPNHEVNDGENTGGDKVVTSTEPSAKNSSLVPDMSKFAVGITPFEFENMAESTGVYLRIRSVLKNSPRNQQKKKTSS; encoded by the exons ATGGCGGCTGAGGTGGATTTCGGGGACCGCCAGCTCTtcgagcagctggaggaggaggacaggccgccgccgctgcctcgCCTCggctgcgaggaggaggagcagggtcCCGAGAAAGCCCTGCAGGAGCTGTACGCGAGGCTGCGGGACCGCGACGAGACGGTGCGGCGGCTCCGGGCGGAGAAT CAAGAACTTAAAAGGAAGCTGAATATTCTGACTCGTCCTAG TGGAATATCAGTGGACAACTCCAAAATCGATGGACCTCTGCTACAGATTTTATTTATGAACAATGTAATTTCTAA GCAGTATCATCAAGAAAttgaagattttgtttttaatttagttcAGAAATatgaggagcagaagagaagtgaacaagaaaaaacacacttCAATGTTAAGCCACAG CCTTCCAGTGTTCTTTTGGAAGAGGATTGTAAAACAGCAAGCtcaaattctgttaaaaaaattaaagaagctTTTAGT GTTGTAGGAAGTGTTCTGTATTTTACCAATTTTTGTCTCGATAAACTGGGACAGCCTATATTAAATGAGAATCCACAGCTGACAGAAGGATGGGAAATACCTAA ATACCAGCAAGTTTTCAGCCAGATTCTCTCCCTAGATGGACAAGAAAtacaagtaaaaccaaaaag GCCAAAACCTCATTGTTTCAATTGTGGTTCTGAAGACCATCAAATGAAGGACTGTCCAAAG CCACGAAATGCAGCTCGTATAAGTGAGAAGAGAAAGGAGTTTCTGGAAGCTTGTGGTGAAGCGAGCAATCAGAATTTTCAGCAGCGTTATCATGCAGAAGAAGTAGAAGAGAGGTTTGGAAAATTTAAACCAGGAGTAATTAG TGGGGAACTTCAAGATGCACTTGGTGTCACAGATAAGAGTCTTCCTCCGTTTATATATCGCATGCGTCAGCTGGGTTATCCTCCAGGTTGGCTCAAGGAGGCTGAAATGGAGCACTCAGGGCTTGCGCTCTATGATGGAAAAG ATGATGGTGGAACAGAAGATGAAGGATCTCATCAACCAAAACGCATCACTTACGATGTCTCGAAGTTGATAAACTATCCGGGCTTTAATATATCCACTCCAAGTGGGATCCCAGAT GAATGGCAGATATTTGGTTCCATCCCCATGCAGCCGTCTCAACAGAAGGATGTTTTTGCTAACTACCTTTCGAATTTTCATGCG CCAAGTCCAAAATCTAGCAATAAAAGGGCTGCATCTCAGTCAAGCTCTCATCATTCAAAGCGACCAAAAGAAGACAATTTGGAGGTGCCAGTAACTGACATGGACATAGATTCTG ATCTGGAAGTGTCACAAAGATCTCAAACTCATAACAGTTTTCAGTTCCAACCTCCGCTGCCACCTGGACGTCCATCGATGTCAACTCCTCCTCCTTTACCACAAGGAACACCTCCACTAAATCTTACACCACCTCAACCTTcaacacccaccccccctcctcttcctagGACTACTCCACCATCAAATCCTTCCGGTGATATTCCTCAGCCAAAAATAGTGGATTCAGTCATGGATGAGGATACTCTGACCTTGGAAGAGCTAGAGGAACAGCAGCGATTAATCTGGGCAGCACTAGAGCAGGCAGAAAGCACAAACAGTGACTCTGATATTCCTGTTGATACACCTTTAACTGGAAATTCTGTTACATCATCACCATCTAGGAACGAAGTAGATCTTGTTGCAGAAGTAAGGTCATCTGGTAAGGTGATTACAGTGGAAACTACGTTTTCTGACATCAGTGAACAGATACCAGAAAATGAACATTCTATAACTAGTCCTAATCCAGGAGATAGTTTACTTAACTTAAAGGAAAATCCTGATAATACAGATTCAGAAGGCTTGCTGGATAACACCATGCCTGCTCCCAACCATGAGGTTAACGAtggagaaaatacaggtggagaTAAAGTGGTCACAAGCACTGAACCATCTGCAAAAAACTCCAGTCTTGTTCCTGATATGAGCAAGTTTGCTGTAGGCATAACAccatttgaatttgaaaatatgGCAGAATCAACAGGTGTTTATCTACGAATAAGAAGCGTGTTAAAAAATTCCCCGAGaaaccagcaaaagaaaaagacttcGTCTTAA
- the ZCCHC8 gene encoding zinc finger CCHC domain-containing protein 8 isoform X1, whose translation MAAEVDFGDRQLFEQLEEEDRPPPLPRLGCEEEEQGPEKALQELYARLRDRDETVRRLRAENQELKRKLNILTRPSGISVDNSKIDGPLLQILFMNNVISKQYHQEIEDFVFNLVQKYEEQKRSEQEKTHFNVKPQPSSVLLEEDCKTASSNSVKKIKEAFSVVGSVLYFTNFCLDKLGQPILNENPQLTEGWEIPKYQQVFSQILSLDGQEIQVKPKSRPKPHCFNCGSEDHQMKDCPKPRNAARISEKRKEFLEACGEASNQNFQQRYHAEEVEERFGKFKPGVISGELQDALGVTDKSLPPFIYRMRQLGYPPGWLKEAEMEHSGLALYDGKDDGGTEDEGSHQPKRITYDVSKLINYPGFNISTPSGIPDEWQIFGSIPMQPSQQKDVFANYLSNFHAPSPKSSNKRAASQSSSHHSKRPKEDNLEVPVTDMDIDSDLEVSQRSQTHNSFQFQPPLPPGRPSMSTPPPLPQGTPPLNLTPPQPSTPTPPPLPRTTPPSNPSGDIPQPKIVDSVMDEDTLTLEELEEQQRLIWAALEQAESTNSDSDIPVDTPLTGNSVTSSPSRNEVDLVAEVRSSGKVITVETTFSDISEQIPENEHSITSPNPGDSLLNLKENPDNTDSEGLLDNTMPAPNHEVNDGENTGGDKVVTSTEPSAKNSSLVPDMSKFAVGITPFEFENMAESTGVYLRIRSVLKNSPRNQQKKKTSS comes from the exons ATGGCGGCTGAGGTGGATTTCGGGGACCGCCAGCTCTtcgagcagctggaggaggaggacaggccgccgccgctgcctcgCCTCggctgcgaggaggaggagcagggtcCCGAGAAAGCCCTGCAGGAGCTGTACGCGAGGCTGCGGGACCGCGACGAGACGGTGCGGCGGCTCCGGGCGGAGA ATCAAGAACTTAAAAGGAAGCTGAATATTCTGACTCGTCCTAG TGGAATATCAGTGGACAACTCCAAAATCGATGGACCTCTGCTACAGATTTTATTTATGAACAATGTAATTTCTAA GCAGTATCATCAAGAAAttgaagattttgtttttaatttagttcAGAAATatgaggagcagaagagaagtgaacaagaaaaaacacacttCAATGTTAAGCCACAG CCTTCCAGTGTTCTTTTGGAAGAGGATTGTAAAACAGCAAGCtcaaattctgttaaaaaaattaaagaagctTTTAGT GTTGTAGGAAGTGTTCTGTATTTTACCAATTTTTGTCTCGATAAACTGGGACAGCCTATATTAAATGAGAATCCACAGCTGACAGAAGGATGGGAAATACCTAA ATACCAGCAAGTTTTCAGCCAGATTCTCTCCCTAGATGGACAAGAAAtacaagtaaaaccaaaaag CAGGCCAAAACCTCATTGTTTCAATTGTGGTTCTGAAGACCATCAAATGAAGGACTGTCCAAAG CCACGAAATGCAGCTCGTATAAGTGAGAAGAGAAAGGAGTTTCTGGAAGCTTGTGGTGAAGCGAGCAATCAGAATTTTCAGCAGCGTTATCATGCAGAAGAAGTAGAAGAGAGGTTTGGAAAATTTAAACCAGGAGTAATTAG TGGGGAACTTCAAGATGCACTTGGTGTCACAGATAAGAGTCTTCCTCCGTTTATATATCGCATGCGTCAGCTGGGTTATCCTCCAGGTTGGCTCAAGGAGGCTGAAATGGAGCACTCAGGGCTTGCGCTCTATGATGGAAAAG ATGATGGTGGAACAGAAGATGAAGGATCTCATCAACCAAAACGCATCACTTACGATGTCTCGAAGTTGATAAACTATCCGGGCTTTAATATATCCACTCCAAGTGGGATCCCAGAT GAATGGCAGATATTTGGTTCCATCCCCATGCAGCCGTCTCAACAGAAGGATGTTTTTGCTAACTACCTTTCGAATTTTCATGCG CCAAGTCCAAAATCTAGCAATAAAAGGGCTGCATCTCAGTCAAGCTCTCATCATTCAAAGCGACCAAAAGAAGACAATTTGGAGGTGCCAGTAACTGACATGGACATAGATTCTG ATCTGGAAGTGTCACAAAGATCTCAAACTCATAACAGTTTTCAGTTCCAACCTCCGCTGCCACCTGGACGTCCATCGATGTCAACTCCTCCTCCTTTACCACAAGGAACACCTCCACTAAATCTTACACCACCTCAACCTTcaacacccaccccccctcctcttcctagGACTACTCCACCATCAAATCCTTCCGGTGATATTCCTCAGCCAAAAATAGTGGATTCAGTCATGGATGAGGATACTCTGACCTTGGAAGAGCTAGAGGAACAGCAGCGATTAATCTGGGCAGCACTAGAGCAGGCAGAAAGCACAAACAGTGACTCTGATATTCCTGTTGATACACCTTTAACTGGAAATTCTGTTACATCATCACCATCTAGGAACGAAGTAGATCTTGTTGCAGAAGTAAGGTCATCTGGTAAGGTGATTACAGTGGAAACTACGTTTTCTGACATCAGTGAACAGATACCAGAAAATGAACATTCTATAACTAGTCCTAATCCAGGAGATAGTTTACTTAACTTAAAGGAAAATCCTGATAATACAGATTCAGAAGGCTTGCTGGATAACACCATGCCTGCTCCCAACCATGAGGTTAACGAtggagaaaatacaggtggagaTAAAGTGGTCACAAGCACTGAACCATCTGCAAAAAACTCCAGTCTTGTTCCTGATATGAGCAAGTTTGCTGTAGGCATAACAccatttgaatttgaaaatatgGCAGAATCAACAGGTGTTTATCTACGAATAAGAAGCGTGTTAAAAAATTCCCCGAGaaaccagcaaaagaaaaagacttcGTCTTAA
- the ZCCHC8 gene encoding zinc finger CCHC domain-containing protein 8 isoform X3, with translation MRSRREVNKKKHTSMLSHSLPVFFWKRIVKQQAQILLKKLKKLLVPKPHCFNCGSEDHQMKDCPKPRNAARISEKRKEFLEACGEASNQNFQQRYHAEEVEERFGKFKPGVISGELQDALGVTDKSLPPFIYRMRQLGYPPGWLKEAEMEHSGLALYDGKDDGGTEDEGSHQPKRITYDVSKLINYPGFNISTPSGIPDEWQIFGSIPMQPSQQKDVFANYLSNFHAPSPKSSNKRAASQSSSHHSKRPKEDNLEVPVTDMDIDSDLEVSQRSQTHNSFQFQPPLPPGRPSMSTPPPLPQGTPPLNLTPPQPSTPTPPPLPRTTPPSNPSGDIPQPKIVDSVMDEDTLTLEELEEQQRLIWAALEQAESTNSDSDIPVDTPLTGNSVTSSPSRNEVDLVAEVRSSGKVITVETTFSDISEQIPENEHSITSPNPGDSLLNLKENPDNTDSEGLLDNTMPAPNHEVNDGENTGGDKVVTSTEPSAKNSSLVPDMSKFAVGITPFEFENMAESTGVYLRIRSVLKNSPRNQQKKKTSS, from the exons atgaggagcagaagagaagtgaacaagaaaaaacacacttCAATGTTAAGCCACAG CCTTCCAGTGTTCTTTTGGAAGAGGATTGTAAAACAGCAAGCtcaaattctgttaaaaaaattaaagaagctTTTAGT GCCAAAACCTCATTGTTTCAATTGTGGTTCTGAAGACCATCAAATGAAGGACTGTCCAAAG CCACGAAATGCAGCTCGTATAAGTGAGAAGAGAAAGGAGTTTCTGGAAGCTTGTGGTGAAGCGAGCAATCAGAATTTTCAGCAGCGTTATCATGCAGAAGAAGTAGAAGAGAGGTTTGGAAAATTTAAACCAGGAGTAATTAG TGGGGAACTTCAAGATGCACTTGGTGTCACAGATAAGAGTCTTCCTCCGTTTATATATCGCATGCGTCAGCTGGGTTATCCTCCAGGTTGGCTCAAGGAGGCTGAAATGGAGCACTCAGGGCTTGCGCTCTATGATGGAAAAG ATGATGGTGGAACAGAAGATGAAGGATCTCATCAACCAAAACGCATCACTTACGATGTCTCGAAGTTGATAAACTATCCGGGCTTTAATATATCCACTCCAAGTGGGATCCCAGAT GAATGGCAGATATTTGGTTCCATCCCCATGCAGCCGTCTCAACAGAAGGATGTTTTTGCTAACTACCTTTCGAATTTTCATGCG CCAAGTCCAAAATCTAGCAATAAAAGGGCTGCATCTCAGTCAAGCTCTCATCATTCAAAGCGACCAAAAGAAGACAATTTGGAGGTGCCAGTAACTGACATGGACATAGATTCTG ATCTGGAAGTGTCACAAAGATCTCAAACTCATAACAGTTTTCAGTTCCAACCTCCGCTGCCACCTGGACGTCCATCGATGTCAACTCCTCCTCCTTTACCACAAGGAACACCTCCACTAAATCTTACACCACCTCAACCTTcaacacccaccccccctcctcttcctagGACTACTCCACCATCAAATCCTTCCGGTGATATTCCTCAGCCAAAAATAGTGGATTCAGTCATGGATGAGGATACTCTGACCTTGGAAGAGCTAGAGGAACAGCAGCGATTAATCTGGGCAGCACTAGAGCAGGCAGAAAGCACAAACAGTGACTCTGATATTCCTGTTGATACACCTTTAACTGGAAATTCTGTTACATCATCACCATCTAGGAACGAAGTAGATCTTGTTGCAGAAGTAAGGTCATCTGGTAAGGTGATTACAGTGGAAACTACGTTTTCTGACATCAGTGAACAGATACCAGAAAATGAACATTCTATAACTAGTCCTAATCCAGGAGATAGTTTACTTAACTTAAAGGAAAATCCTGATAATACAGATTCAGAAGGCTTGCTGGATAACACCATGCCTGCTCCCAACCATGAGGTTAACGAtggagaaaatacaggtggagaTAAAGTGGTCACAAGCACTGAACCATCTGCAAAAAACTCCAGTCTTGTTCCTGATATGAGCAAGTTTGCTGTAGGCATAACAccatttgaatttgaaaatatgGCAGAATCAACAGGTGTTTATCTACGAATAAGAAGCGTGTTAAAAAATTCCCCGAGaaaccagcaaaagaaaaagacttcGTCTTAA
- the ZCCHC8 gene encoding zinc finger CCHC domain-containing protein 8 isoform X4: MKDCPKPRNAARISEKRKEFLEACGEASNQNFQQRYHAEEVEERFGKFKPGVISGELQDALGVTDKSLPPFIYRMRQLGYPPGWLKEAEMEHSGLALYDGKDDGGTEDEGSHQPKRITYDVSKLINYPGFNISTPSGIPDEWQIFGSIPMQPSQQKDVFANYLSNFHAPSPKSSNKRAASQSSSHHSKRPKEDNLEVPVTDMDIDSDLEVSQRSQTHNSFQFQPPLPPGRPSMSTPPPLPQGTPPLNLTPPQPSTPTPPPLPRTTPPSNPSGDIPQPKIVDSVMDEDTLTLEELEEQQRLIWAALEQAESTNSDSDIPVDTPLTGNSVTSSPSRNEVDLVAEVRSSGKVITVETTFSDISEQIPENEHSITSPNPGDSLLNLKENPDNTDSEGLLDNTMPAPNHEVNDGENTGGDKVVTSTEPSAKNSSLVPDMSKFAVGITPFEFENMAESTGVYLRIRSVLKNSPRNQQKKKTSS; the protein is encoded by the exons ATGAAGGACTGTCCAAAG CCACGAAATGCAGCTCGTATAAGTGAGAAGAGAAAGGAGTTTCTGGAAGCTTGTGGTGAAGCGAGCAATCAGAATTTTCAGCAGCGTTATCATGCAGAAGAAGTAGAAGAGAGGTTTGGAAAATTTAAACCAGGAGTAATTAG TGGGGAACTTCAAGATGCACTTGGTGTCACAGATAAGAGTCTTCCTCCGTTTATATATCGCATGCGTCAGCTGGGTTATCCTCCAGGTTGGCTCAAGGAGGCTGAAATGGAGCACTCAGGGCTTGCGCTCTATGATGGAAAAG ATGATGGTGGAACAGAAGATGAAGGATCTCATCAACCAAAACGCATCACTTACGATGTCTCGAAGTTGATAAACTATCCGGGCTTTAATATATCCACTCCAAGTGGGATCCCAGAT GAATGGCAGATATTTGGTTCCATCCCCATGCAGCCGTCTCAACAGAAGGATGTTTTTGCTAACTACCTTTCGAATTTTCATGCG CCAAGTCCAAAATCTAGCAATAAAAGGGCTGCATCTCAGTCAAGCTCTCATCATTCAAAGCGACCAAAAGAAGACAATTTGGAGGTGCCAGTAACTGACATGGACATAGATTCTG ATCTGGAAGTGTCACAAAGATCTCAAACTCATAACAGTTTTCAGTTCCAACCTCCGCTGCCACCTGGACGTCCATCGATGTCAACTCCTCCTCCTTTACCACAAGGAACACCTCCACTAAATCTTACACCACCTCAACCTTcaacacccaccccccctcctcttcctagGACTACTCCACCATCAAATCCTTCCGGTGATATTCCTCAGCCAAAAATAGTGGATTCAGTCATGGATGAGGATACTCTGACCTTGGAAGAGCTAGAGGAACAGCAGCGATTAATCTGGGCAGCACTAGAGCAGGCAGAAAGCACAAACAGTGACTCTGATATTCCTGTTGATACACCTTTAACTGGAAATTCTGTTACATCATCACCATCTAGGAACGAAGTAGATCTTGTTGCAGAAGTAAGGTCATCTGGTAAGGTGATTACAGTGGAAACTACGTTTTCTGACATCAGTGAACAGATACCAGAAAATGAACATTCTATAACTAGTCCTAATCCAGGAGATAGTTTACTTAACTTAAAGGAAAATCCTGATAATACAGATTCAGAAGGCTTGCTGGATAACACCATGCCTGCTCCCAACCATGAGGTTAACGAtggagaaaatacaggtggagaTAAAGTGGTCACAAGCACTGAACCATCTGCAAAAAACTCCAGTCTTGTTCCTGATATGAGCAAGTTTGCTGTAGGCATAACAccatttgaatttgaaaatatgGCAGAATCAACAGGTGTTTATCTACGAATAAGAAGCGTGTTAAAAAATTCCCCGAGaaaccagcaaaagaaaaagacttcGTCTTAA